The Chitinophaga sp. H8 region CCCCCTCGATCAGGGCAACACGGACGGTGGTGGGATGAACTTTATCATTATCCGTTATGCAGAGATACTGCTCGACTATGTAGAAAGCCTGATAGAAACAGACCGCTGGCAGAATGCTGATGTAGTACACTACCTGAACGAAATCCGTGCCCGTGCAGGCATGCCGGATGTAAATACCGCTGTCTATAATTCCAAAGAAAAACTGCGGGAGCTGGTACGCCGGGAAAGGCTGGTGGAACTGTCTTTTGAAGGACAACGCCTCTTCGATATCCGCCGCTGGAAAATTGCAGAAAAGGTGATGAATGGCCCTGCAGAAGGCGCCGTATCTCCGATTACCGGCAAACCCATCGTGGTGGAGGTAAGAAGATTTAATCCTGAAAGGGACTACCTGTGGCCTATCCCATTGTTGGAAATGACATCCAATCCCAACATGGTACAAAATCCAGGCTGGTAAGTCACCGGTATTTAAAACCACTAAAACGTAATTCATGATCACTCACTTTTATAGCCGGGTTATCCTGGCATGCTTTATACTTTTGTGCGCTGTAACCGCCTGTAAAAAGGACAACGCCTTCCAGCACAATGCCGGTGCTCCCATTACCATTACCCGGATATTACCGGAAACAGGCGGCAAGGGTACGGATGTGCTGATTTCCGGTACCAACTTCAGCGAAGACAAAACAACGATTACGGTTACACTGAATGGCGTGGCCTGTGAAGTAGTAGGCGCCAATGCCACCAGTATCCTTATCAAAATACCGGCGAAAGCAGGCTCCGGGCCAATAGCTGTAACGATTAGCGATAAGAAGGTAGCCAGTGAGGCTTCCTTCAGATATATCTCTTCTAAAAGGGTGATCACGCTGGCGGGCTCCGGCGACCTGGGCTACCAGGACAGCCCCGACTCGCTGGCATCGAAATTTTACTTTTATGATCAGCCGGGATTAACGGTAGATGCAGACGGTAATCTCTTCGTTACGGATGATGGGAATCATATTATCCGCAAGGTGAGTGCACAGGGCGTCACTACTACCTCTTCCGGTACTAAAAGCAGTGGCGGATACGTAAACGGCAAAGGGGCCGAAGTACGCTTTAACCTGCCTACAGATATTGACCGCGATGAGGCGGGCAACATGTACGTAGCTGACCGCTGGAACTCCGCCATCCGTAAAATTGCACCGGATGGTACCGTATCTACACTGGCTGCAATAGGTGACCCTACGGGAGTGGGGGTAGACAAAAAAACAGGGAATATTTATGCAGCCTGCCCGGGATATAAAAACCTGTACCAGATAAAACCGGATGGCTCCCTGCTGCAAATACCCGTTACGTTTGATACACCTGTGGACGTGGCAGTGGATAGTCATGGTAACCTGCTCGTGGTGGATTATGGCGCTTCTACGATTGAAAAGATCACCGCGGGTACCTGGCAAAAAACGACGCTGGCAGGTACACGTGGTAAATATGGGTTGGTAAATGGTGCTGGGGGGAGTGCTGAGTTCAACGGTGCTACCGGTATTGTTATAGACCGCAACGACAATGTTTATATCGCCGACAGAAGTAATCATTGTATCCGCTTTATTGATGCTGCTACCAACGAAGTGAGCACACTGGCAGGCAGCAGTGAATCCGGCTATCAAGACGGGGAAGATATCAATGCAAGGTTTAACTACCCCGCGCAACTAGCCCTGGATAAAGTAGGAAACCTCTATGTAACCGACAGAAACAACCGCCGGATCAGAAAAGTAATTATTGAATAATTGTAGAAAAGATCAGATCATGAAGTATAAGCATATAATGAACAGATGGGCGCTGACCTTGTTACTGTCTGCTGCGGCAGGAAAAATCAGTGCACAGGAAGCGGGTGGACTTATTACTAATGCACAGGAGCCGGAAGCGCTGCGGGATGCCCGTATGGAATGGTTCCGCGATGCCCACTTTGGGATGTTCGTACACTGGGGGTTATATAGTGCGGCAGAAGGAGTTTGGGATGGAAAAAATTATGATGGCTGCGTAGAATGGATACAGAATATGGCCAACGTGCCGGCTGATGTATATGAAGCCCGCCTGAAACCATTGTTCAAACCCAAAAAGGGTTTTGCCAGAGAATGGGCTAAAACCGCTAAGGATGCTGGCTGCCGCTATGTAATCTTTACCAGCAGGCACCACGAAGGTTTTGCTTTGCATGATAGTAAAACCACCACCTTTGATGGCATGGATTTTACCGGCAGGGACCTGTTTAAGGAAATTGTAACAGCACTGCATGAACAGGGACTACGGGTAGGGGTGTACTTTTCTATGATCGACTGGCACCATCCGGATGCTTATGTGGAACATGGTATGCCTGCTCCGGCTGGCGTAAAAAATGCAGGTCGTGATAATGCAAAATACGTAAAGTACATGCATGATCAGGCGGAAGAAATGTTCTCCAACTACGGCCCTATCGATATCGTATGGTGGGATTACAGCTCTACCGAAATACAGGGGGAGAAATGGGGTGCCCGCGACCTGGTGGCGATGGTGAAAAAACATCACCCCAATATTATCATGAACAACCGCCTCTACGCTTTTGAACATAACACCGAGTACACCCGGGCGCATGGCGACCTGGTAACGCCGGAACAGTTTATCCCGGAAACGGGCTTCAAAGGAATGGACTGGGAGTCCTGTATGACCCTCAATGGTACCTGGGGCTACAGCCGTAATAACCACAACTGGCATACGTCGCAGGAACTGGTGCGCAACATGGTGGATATTGTGTCCAAGGGGGGCAACTACCTGCTGAACGTAGGACCTATGTTCGACGGTACCATCCCTGAAAAGAGTGTGGAGCTGATGCATAGCGTGGGCAACTGGATGCGCATAAACGGAGCATCTATCTATGGCTCCCGCGCTAATGCGATCGGAAAAGTAGCCTGGGGACGGATCACTACCAAACCGGATCAGTTCTTCCTGCATATTTTTGACTGGCCGGAAAATAACCGCCTGCTGGTACCTTTTGCACCGGAGGCGGGATCAAAGCCCCGTGCCTGGTTCCTGGCAGATACTGGCCGTACATTGCTGCCCGTGGAAATAAACGAACGGGGTATTTATATTGATGTGCGCAATCAACAGTTTAAGGATGATCATAGCACAGTGATCGTACTGGAAACTACCGGCAAATCATTATCATCACTGGGCACCTTCCAGGAGGATGATGGTACCTTTACCCTTGCAGCAGGGGATGCTAACCTGAAAGATGGTATTGCCCTCTCTGCAGGTCCTAAAGCCTACCTCCATAGCTGGATGAAACAGGAGAGCGCCGTGCAATGGAATATGAATGTAAAACAACCCGGCAAATACAAAGTGATCCTGCAATATGCCTGTACCAATGAATCTGCCGGATCAGCGATCCAGGTAGTAGCTGGTAAGACTACGTTGAAAGGAACCGTAAAAAGCACGGACGACAGCTGGGGCGCTTTTAAAGATTGGGAAATAGGTGTGGTCAATTTACCTGCCAAAGGGCCACAGTCAATACAGATAAATGCTTTAACAAAACCTGGTCTGGGTGTGATGAATCTCAGAAATGTGCGGCTGGTGCCGGTAAAAAAATAGCCCCTGAAAGGGCTGGCCTGATGGCCAGCCCTTTTTTTTGAGCCAATAGCGGCGTATTTTATATTTTGTTGCAGAAAGACAGATACCAGGTGGTTGTATTAAACTTGGTACATACCGCAACGCTGCCAGGCGTGCCGGTAATATTTGTAAACAACACACTGCTTTGAATAACCGCATCCGGATAGCTGGTATTTAAATACGAGCTGGTAAGCGTTGATACGTCAGGGATTGCATTGTTGTTAATAATCTGCTGAGGACTACTTTCCGGAATATTCCAGGTGGCGCCATTCCAAACAATAGATTTGCCCAAATCGGTATCAAAGTATATTACTCCCGGAAGGAGTGCACCTGCCGAAGGTCTTTGTGCAGTTGTTCCTGACAGCACTTTTTGATTAGGCATCACTTCTACCGTTCTCTTTATGAGAAGCGCTGTCGTGTTACTCAGGATAGTAACTACATACCCGGTTTTATAAATAGCGGCCTGCTCGGTGCCTAATGTTAGCGATACACTGTCAATCGAAATAAATGGGGCATTCCATGAGTCTGTATCATTGCCTAAAAGTATATATGGATATCCGTTTGTATCATATGCAAACCGTATGGTTCTTTTTATAAAATCTCTTGATTGGTCTACAATCGCAACTTGCGGAGAACGCCAATCAGGGTCTGTTCCCGTATTTTTGAACAGCCTTCCGGAAACTTTAACGGTCATTCCATTATTGGCATAATTGGCATCTCCGGAATTATTAAATACACTAAACTGTATTTGTATAAACTTATCATCCGTTAATCCTGCATTCAGGATAGGATTAGGTAGCCTTATAGCAATTGCTCCCGGAACAGCTGCTGCGGTATACCTGATGGTTCCTGTAGGCGGATTTAATACCCGGAATACATTATTCTGATAAGCATTTCCTGTGAGGCCATAAGATTCGGTACTGGTGATGACAGCTCTTTTATCCGTATTTAACCAGTTCGTATCTATGATCATTTTTTGATCCTTGACCAGCGTTGTGCCATTGGATAAATCAGTGACAGGAACAAAAACAGCATCAGGAACGGTCGCAAATGGTTGGCCATTCCAGCTATTCCCTTTTACATTGTTGGCATTAAAGATCAGCTGTTTGACCCCATTGGAGTTGATATCAAGGAACAGAAACGGATTATTGCCGGGAGATGTCTGCCCGTCCAACCGGACGCCCTGCTTGTTGATGTGGACGGCATTATTCAGTATGGTGGCCTTTTCTATCCCCTGTATTTCAAAACCGGCTATTCTGCAGTATTCTTCTACCGTAATGATATTACCATCGATTAATAATGTGTTTTCATAATTATCTCCGGTGTCTGGGGTGCTTTTCTTTATCTGGACAACCCTATCCAGGTTCTTTGCAGCAATAGTATTATTGGTCAGATTAAGGTGCAGTTTTTTGACATCAGCAAAACAAACGATCGCGTTAAAGGGAAGACCTGATTTTACGTCAATATCTTTAATGATGTTATTCGCAACCTTGATGTTATAACTAACGCTGCTGTCTGTAACAGTATCTGAATTGTGGGATAATTCAATTGCTGCAAATAAAGTAGTGGGCTTGCCGGAAATAATGGGGATAATGCCATGTTTTTCCAGGATGTTATTTGAAATAACAACGCTGCCTGTTTTGATATACAAGCCAATGTCTACAGATCCGTTCTCACTGAAAATATTTGCATCCACAATGATATTATCGGCCCCGTGGCTGTCCACTCCTTTTCTCGAATTCCGGTAAAACTTGTTATTCGTAATAACAATATTCCTGGAGTAGTTAAGATTATATGTTTCAAAAGTTAAACCGTAGCCGGTTACTCCCAGCATGTTTTCCGGTAAGTTGCTGCCCGCGTTATATACAAAGTTGTTGTTGAACAGAAAGCCATCTACGTTCCTGACTTCAACATTGGCATAATGACAATCTCTGAATATTGAACCGGTGATTTTAACATTTGTAGAATCACCATAGTTGGGAGGCATATTTATTTCATCAAATAGCAGTCCCGATCTGTTAAAACCGGATACCTGAATGTTATCTAACAATAAATTATTGACCCGTTTGATAAAGATGCCGCAAATAGCCCCGTATCCGTGTGAATAATAAGCATCCGGATTTTTAATGTCATAGTCACCGGCATATTGTAGGGATATATTGACGATGCTGAAATTATTAATATACCCATTGTCAGCTGTTACAAACAAGCTATTGTTTTTTTCACTTACATAGTTGGCATCTCTTATCACCTGTTGATAGGTATATTTTATGATGGTGGTGTGTTTGTCATCCCCCACTAATTTGATGTTGTCAAACAGTATCTTGATACTTTCACTGACGATATAGATTCCGGGAGGGAAATAAATCACGCCTCCATCTGATTGGCCGATTGTATCCAGTGCCGTAGCGATGGCGGTTGTGCAGTCTGTACTATCATCTCCTACTGCACCAAAGGAAAGTATATTCACGTATGATGCATCTGATAAATTTTGCATAGTGGGTTAAAATTATGGTTATGGAATAGTGGTTTTCTCTTTCGTAAGTGAATGAAACAAGGGCGTGTTCAAAGGGGTTTGTGTACCTCTTACCTGGTTGCCGTTTACCGCCTCCAGGTACAGCCGGTATTGATTGGCATTTTCGGGAATGTCTATTGTAATGGAAGGACCTGTGCCAATGCTTTTCAGGAACATGTCATTACCATAGTTGTCCGTTTTGATCAGATGCCATTCAAACTTTAGCTGATGGGCAACAGAGTCTGCCAGTTGCCAGCCCTGTTGCTGGTAAATAAGGGCATGGTAGGTAAGCTGGCTGTGGGCAAAAGTAGGTTTGGCCGGGCGTAATATCCGGATCTCCGGCAGCAGTGGCTGCGGAGGGAGGGTATGCCAATAACTGCCCAGCTGGAAGTAAGCAGGTTTGAACCGGTCCCACTGATCAGACAGGCCGTCAAAGGTGACAAAATCCCTGGTTTGCAGGTCCTGCCAGGTAGTGATGAATACAGGCAGGTGGGGAGGGAGCCGGGTGATATAATGTTCTACCGGGATCTGACTGATATAGTAAGGCACCCGGATACTGTCTAGCTGTGATAATCCCGTAGAGTCTGTACCTGTTATAATGCCAAAGGCATCTGCCTGCGGCACTGCGGTGTGCAGCCATTGCAGGGTAGGTGCGATATTATCTGTCAGGTATACTTCAACGGTGATGGGGCGGGAGGAATCTATCGCCTTCATTTTGGTGAGCAGCTGTTCCAGCCAGCTCAGGTAGGCCTGTTGCTGATAGAACAGGGCCGGTTTAAAGTATTTGTTGCCCAGTTGCTGCCAGTTGGTATTCCCGATATTCCAGGCGGTTATCTGCCGCTGATCTTTTAATGCCGACACCCGGTGCAGGATGGTATTTTCCAGTTTGGCCAGCATTTTTTTATCCGCCTGCATATCTTTTATTTCCGGTACCCAGAAACCATAGTTGATCCGCATATCCTGTTCTTTGGCTACGGTGAGGATGTTACGGTCGTATACCCCAGGCCCGAAACGGCGTATGGTATTCACGCCTAATTTTTTCATGCCTTTAAAATCATCTGTGATTTCCAGGCGGGTCAGGGAGTGGAGGTTCCGGTACCAGTCTTCTGCTTTATGATAGTTGAGCCCCCTTAACGTATCGCCAGGTAAGGCGAGGGGAAGTGCGGGGGTATGTCTGGCTGCGGTAGTAAGGACAGCAGGATAGGGAGGTGGTGCTGTACTGCCACCGTTACGGATGCGGGTATATTTTTGTTGCGCATCAAATAACGCCTGTGGTGACTGCACTTTCCAGTCCAGCACATTGTTGGCCACCGGCCGGAGGATGTTCTGGTCCTGGTCGCTGTTGAACAATACAAAAGCATGTATTTCCTTGTAGCCATTGATATCCCGGAGAGCATCTTCCAGCCATTGTTCCTGCCGCCCTGCCATGGTCAGTGATCCCATTTCTGCGATCATCACAGGAATCCCTGAACGTAATGCTGGCTGTTTCCGGAAAGGAGCATACAAGGTACTGAAAGCGCGCCATTGGCTGTCTGCCCTTTGTGGGCCGTAATTAAGGCCGGTAATACCTATCCAGTCCACATAACTTTTGCCGGGGAAATAGCTGGCCACGGCTTCCGCACTCCACGGGTTCCATACCCAGATAACGTTGCTCACACCATTGCGCAGGAAATAATTGTATACATATTGCCAGGCCGCCTTAAATTCTTCCGGGGTATTATGCCCTGTGGCCGACCAGGGATAGGCTGGATTATCAGCTTCATGGGCAAAACGGAGGTATACCGGCCGGCGTAGCGCTTTTACCTGGTCGGAAAACTGTTGCAGGTAATGATCAAAAAAACCGGCACTGATATGTGCAAAGATCTTTTGTTCCTGTTCCAGTGCTTTATTGCCTGCCGTATTTTTAAACAGCGCCGCCCATGGCTCCCAGGTGATCATAGGGAATGATCCGTTCCGGTAGATGTCCTGCACCAGTGAATCCGGTACCTGGCATCTCTGTTCATCTCCCCAGGGAATATACAGGGAGATAATATTGAAATGGGTGTGATGTTGCTGCTGATAACTTTTTATCTCTTCCATGGAAGGAATGCCGTCTGTGGTACCGGGACTGTAAATTCCGGTATAAAACACCTGTTCTCCTTTCACGGGTTTTTGTGTAAATACAGTAGGCATTTCAGCATTGGTGCCCAGGAAATACCAGGTGATAAACACCATCATGAGCAGGAGGGGAAGCCCCAGCTTGCGAATGCCGGCATAGATATGCAGGTGCCTGAAAACCCAGAACTGCCTTTTCAGTATCAACGGATATTTAAGTAATGCCTGTACGATGCCGGAGCGTTCCTGTATGCGCCGGAGGCTCTTCCGGTAGCTCACCACAATATTGAACAACAGGATAAAGCAGTTAACACCCGCTATCCCGGCCATCACCCAGGCATACGGGTTCCAGTCGTACCATAAACCATAGATGATGGCACCGATGGTAGCCATCACCATGATGATATTGGGAAGGCCCAGCGTCCAGCTGTCGGGGGTATTATCATCTTTAGGTGTTGGGATATAAGGTACTTTCTTACGGATGATCGTGTATACCAATCCCAGGATATAGATCCACCAGGTGCCGATCAATAGCAGGCCACCCACCACATGAAATCCCCTTTCTTCTTCTTCCATTACCCATCGTTGTACAAAATGGCGGATCAGCACTGTAGCCGTCAGCATGGGCAATCCCAGCAGGGCAAAGTTGACCAGGTCTACCCGGAAGGGGATCAATCCCAGTGAAAGGGAAAGGATGGGGATGAGGAAGTTGATCAGGAAGATCACCCCGGAAAAGTAATGGAAGGGGATCGTTCCGTAATGCAATCGTTGCCGCCAGGTAAAATGTTTAAATAACTTGGGGTAGGTGGTAACCAGTAGTTCAAAAGTACCACGGGCCCATTTCAGCTGCTGGGAGTAATAAGCCGACATGGTGGAAGGCACCAGTCCTCTGGCCATTACGGCAGGCACATATACAGAGGTCCATCCTTTGGCGTGCAGCTGCATGGCGGTGTGCATATCTTCTGATAGTCCGGCAGCATGACCACCGATACTATCCAGCGCCGCCCTCCGGAAGGTGCAGTTGGCACCGATGGCCAGCACGGTACCATAGCTGTTCATCGTCATCATGATAGGCCCGTAAAACTGGAAGGTTTGCTGGGCGGCACCCTTGGCGATCAGCCCGTCTCCCAGATTACTGTAAGCCTGCACGATCTGTACAAACCCTACTTTCGGGTTGTTGAAATAAGCCACTATGGGGTCCAGAAAATCAGGTGCAGGTACATGATCGGGATCCAGCACCACACATAGCTCCCCGGTGGCATATTGCAGCGCATTATTGATATTACCGGCTTTGGCATCTTTGCGGTTGTTGCGGGTTACATGACGCACGCCCAGCTGCTCGCACACACTTATCAGGTAAGGGTCATTGGCTTCATCACAGAGGTAAGTAGTATGTGGATACCTGATCCGCTGTATGGCCGTCAGGGTATTTACAATCATTTCATAAGGCTCCCCGGGGCAAAAAGTAGTCAGGATGTCTACGGTGAAAGGGTGTTGTTCGGGAGGAGCTTTGGGAATGGAAATGGAAAAGTAGTGATACCATTCATGCAGTATGCGGAGGCAGTTGAAGGTGATGGCAAACATCAGCACCCAGTAAAAGGGGGCATAGCCGATCTGTGTCCGCAGGAACAGACAATATAGTAAATAACCCATACTGCACACGCCCAGCAGGATCATCAATCGCAGGGTAAGCAGTTCCCACCGCGAGGGGGGAGATACCGGATCTAATGGCTTCATCATTGGCCCACTACGTAAAAAGGTGTATTCGTTGAAGCAAAATATCCGTTTTTATCGAATACTGTTGCAAATATCCGGTAAGGGCCTTCCTTTGCCGGTGTACGGAAAGTGGCCCCATATGTATTACAGTTGATCAGCAAACTGTCGAATACCGCCGGTGGTTGTCCTGTTACTTCATACCTGTGCTGGGTATACCAGTCTTCTTCCTGTATTTCCCAATGTACCCGGTAGGTACTGCGGGCACTATCCTGGAATACCAGTGTGGCACTTTGCTCCTGGTTGGGGAGCAGCATCACATTGTCCTGTCCGCCCTTACCATCTACCAGCATGTACTTTAGGGACGGAGGTTTGTGTAAAGGCCATTGCCCGGTCCACAGATACTGCATCACATTTACTGTTTCCGAAGCGGCACCATTCCTGTCAAACAAGCTGAACCAGGTAGGGGTGCCTTCCTGTTTCTGTCCCCAGTAAAAGATACAGGCGCCCAGAAACCGGGGATTATTGACCGGCATATTTTCCTGGTAAAGCTGCATGTAATGGGAAGCGTTTTTGGTGCTGGTGTTCTCAACAGGTGCGCCCCATGCCGTGTACGTTGCTTCCCAGGGACCGTTGATGCCCCATTCGGTAAGCAGGAAAGGACCATCCCAGAACCAGGAAAATTTATCAAGGTCGGCCTGCAACGTACGCAGCATGCCAAATGTATTAAAGGAAATGAGGTCCAGTCCCCGTACTTTCAGGCGGATATTATAAATAGATCTTCGCTCGAAATTAGTCAGCGCTGTCGTTACCGGATGGTCGGGATCTGCTGTATGGATCATCTTCAGCAACCGGTTGTATACCGTGTAAAACGCATTAAAACGGAGCTTGTAGGGAAAGTCCAGCTCATTACCCAGACACCACATTAACAATGCCGGGTGGGATTTGTATTTGAGCACGATTTGTTGAAAGGCCGCATATTGTGCCGCTACCTTGGTCTCATCTTCATAATAGGCTTCAATATTGCTCACCGGCATCGGAAACCCTGCTATCACCGCAATACCATGCGCCTGTGCATCGTCCAGGATATGCCCCAGGTTTAAAGTGTCCCAGGTGCGGATCGTATTACCTCCCGCTTCCTGCAACTGCTGCAGGTGTTCAGATCCTGCGGCGCCTTTGATGATATAAGGCGCCCCATTCCGGTAGAGGGTATACTTGTTATCGGTCTTTTTTATAAATACTTTCCCTTGCTGCGCAGGCGCCGGAGCTGACCGGCAACTGGCAAGACAAATCATCCCTATTAAAATAACCGTACTGATAACGGTGGTTGTATGCCTGTAATATACGGGCTGGTGCATCGGTAATTCACTGTTTGGCCTGTACGATGGAAGCTCCCTTATTGCATCTCACGCTGACGTGCGCTAAAAATAAGGATTTTCTTCCAGATTACTCCGACCGTAAGCTATCTACCGGATTGGTAAATGCTGCTTTCAGTGCTTTAAAGCTAATCGTGGTGAGGGCGATGATGACAGACCCTGCTCCGCCTGCCACAAATATCCACCAGCTGATATCAATATGGTACACAAAATGCTGGAGCCACTGATGCATAATGTACCAGGCAATAGGAGCAGCCATAAAGAAGGCAATAATAATGAGTATAACAAATTCTTTTGAAAACAGGTAAACAATGCTGCCGGCGCTGGCGCCCAGTACTTTGCGGATTCCCACTTCCTTAATACGTTGTGTGGTCATAAAGGAAACCAGTCCGTATAATCCCAGGCAGCTCAGAAATATCGCGATGAGGGAAAATGTTTTATAGAGTTGTGATAATTGGTTTTCTTCCTGGTAAAAGTTGGCAATCTGATCATCCGTAAACTGATATTCAAAAATAAGATTGGGAAAAGTGGCAGCCCAAAGTTTTTCAATGTTTTTGATAGCAGCGGGCAGCTGAGCCGTAGAAATCCTGATAGCCGCCTGGTTATATACTTCTTTCCTGCTGGCAATGAATAATGGTGCAATTGCTTCTTTAAGTGATTCAGAATGGAAATCTTTTACAACTCCCACAACCGTACCTTTTATAAAGCCATCCCAGAGATCGATTTCCTTGTGCAGTACTTCCCCGGGATCATGATATCCCAGTTTTTTTACCAGGGTTTCGTTGATCAGAAATTCTTTGATGGAATCTGTCGTGGTAATATTTCTGCCTGCCAGTAATTGGATCTGGTAGATGCTGAGATAATCTGTATCCACCCATTTACTGATGATAGAAAAATCAGTTTCTTTAACGGCATGGTTGAAGCGGATTCCGGTCCACCAGTTGCCAATACTGGCAGGAGGCGCGGAATTAAAACTCACCTGGCTTACTTCTTTTACCTGTAGTAGCTGATTGCGCAGATAGTTCAGCTTGCTGATATTAGCGCTATCATTGCGGAAAGGTACATTTACCACGGCTGTACTATTAAATCCCATAGGCGTTTTAGTGAAATAGTCCAGCTGTTTGATCAGCAGAAGGGTACCAATAATGAGCACCTGTGCAATGATAAACTGAAATATTACTAATCCTCTGCGAAGAGAAATTCCTGTGGTGTTTTTGGCAGCAAACCTGCTTTTTAAGGCAGCCAACGGATTGAATCCGGAGAGCACTAATGCAGGATAAAATCCGGCTAAAAAAGTAACGATCAGGGTAGTTATCAGGAGGAAGAGCAGGATGACAGGGGTGAACAGCAAATGAAGGGATAAGGTGATCCCCAGCATATTACCCACTGGTTTTAGCACCATACCAGCAATGCCTACTGCCATTACTACCGCTATCAGTACCAGCATAAAAGTTTCCATCAGGAATTGCAGGTGTATCTGTCCCTTGTTGGAACCTAATACTTTTCTTACACCTATTTCCTTGGATCTGTTGACTGCCTGTGCGGTAGACAGGTTAATGAAATTTACACATGCAATACCCAGGATAAAAGCGGCAATCAACCATAATGTGCGGATCCGTTCATGCGAAATGCTTCGCTCACTGAAATTGA contains the following coding sequences:
- a CDS encoding glycosyltransferase family 2 protein — its product is MMKPLDPVSPPSRWELLTLRLMILLGVCSMGYLLYCLFLRTQIGYAPFYWVLMFAITFNCLRILHEWYHYFSISIPKAPPEQHPFTVDILTTFCPGEPYEMIVNTLTAIQRIRYPHTTYLCDEANDPYLISVCEQLGVRHVTRNNRKDAKAGNINNALQYATGELCVVLDPDHVPAPDFLDPIVAYFNNPKVGFVQIVQAYSNLGDGLIAKGAAQQTFQFYGPIMMTMNSYGTVLAIGANCTFRRAALDSIGGHAAGLSEDMHTAMQLHAKGWTSVYVPAVMARGLVPSTMSAYYSQQLKWARGTFELLVTTYPKLFKHFTWRQRLHYGTIPFHYFSGVIFLINFLIPILSLSLGLIPFRVDLVNFALLGLPMLTATVLIRHFVQRWVMEEEERGFHVVGGLLLIGTWWIYILGLVYTIIRKKVPYIPTPKDDNTPDSWTLGLPNIIMVMATIGAIIYGLWYDWNPYAWVMAGIAGVNCFILLFNIVVSYRKSLRRIQERSGIVQALLKYPLILKRQFWVFRHLHIYAGIRKLGLPLLLMMVFITWYFLGTNAEMPTVFTQKPVKGEQVFYTGIYSPGTTDGIPSMEEIKSYQQQHHTHFNIISLYIPWGDEQRCQVPDSLVQDIYRNGSFPMITWEPWAALFKNTAGNKALEQEQKIFAHISAGFFDHYLQQFSDQVKALRRPVYLRFAHEADNPAYPWSATGHNTPEEFKAAWQYVYNYFLRNGVSNVIWVWNPWSAEAVASYFPGKSYVDWIGITGLNYGPQRADSQWRAFSTLYAPFRKQPALRSGIPVMIAEMGSLTMAGRQEQWLEDALRDINGYKEIHAFVLFNSDQDQNILRPVANNVLDWKVQSPQALFDAQQKYTRIRNGGSTAPPPYPAVLTTAARHTPALPLALPGDTLRGLNYHKAEDWYRNLHSLTRLEITDDFKGMKKLGVNTIRRFGPGVYDRNILTVAKEQDMRINYGFWVPEIKDMQADKKMLAKLENTILHRVSALKDQRQITAWNIGNTNWQQLGNKYFKPALFYQQQAYLSWLEQLLTKMKAIDSSRPITVEVYLTDNIAPTLQWLHTAVPQADAFGIITGTDSTGLSQLDSIRVPYYISQIPVEHYITRLPPHLPVFITTWQDLQTRDFVTFDGLSDQWDRFKPAYFQLGSYWHTLPPQPLLPEIRILRPAKPTFAHSQLTYHALIYQQQGWQLADSVAHQLKFEWHLIKTDNYGNDMFLKSIGTGPSITIDIPENANQYRLYLEAVNGNQVRGTQTPLNTPLFHSLTKEKTTIP
- a CDS encoding glycoside hydrolase family 2 TIM barrel-domain containing protein, whose translation is MHQPVYYRHTTTVISTVILIGMICLASCRSAPAPAQQGKVFIKKTDNKYTLYRNGAPYIIKGAAGSEHLQQLQEAGGNTIRTWDTLNLGHILDDAQAHGIAVIAGFPMPVSNIEAYYEDETKVAAQYAAFQQIVLKYKSHPALLMWCLGNELDFPYKLRFNAFYTVYNRLLKMIHTADPDHPVTTALTNFERRSIYNIRLKVRGLDLISFNTFGMLRTLQADLDKFSWFWDGPFLLTEWGINGPWEATYTAWGAPVENTSTKNASHYMQLYQENMPVNNPRFLGACIFYWGQKQEGTPTWFSLFDRNGAASETVNVMQYLWTGQWPLHKPPSLKYMLVDGKGGQDNVMLLPNQEQSATLVFQDSARSTYRVHWEIQEEDWYTQHRYEVTGQPPAVFDSLLINCNTYGATFRTPAKEGPYRIFATVFDKNGYFASTNTPFYVVGQ
- a CDS encoding ABC transporter permease produces the protein MIRNYLKTAFRSLWRNKGYTFINVAGLTTGITVCLIIFIVIRFELSFDAFHPKKDRIYRVMLKNGKGETASSIPAPMPAALKSDVPSLEVAPLFALSDIQIAVPGTNGEVSKRFKEDKGVVYTSPSFFEMFNFPWLAGNPATALKEPNSTVITQAIAEKYFGNWKNAMGKSLNIENGLIVTVTGILANIPTNTDFQFRMVLPYHRTGLSASKDWISINSAHTCYVMLPGNTTAAAIDKQLDVFAKKYRPADNLYSYALQSLGDVHFDSTTLNFSERSISHERIRTLWLIAAFILGIACVNFINLSTAQAVNRSKEIGVRKVLGSNKGQIHLQFLMETFMLVLIAVVMAVGIAGMVLKPVGNMLGITLSLHLLFTPVILLFLLITTLIVTFLAGFYPALVLSGFNPLAALKSRFAAKNTTGISLRRGLVIFQFIIAQVLIIGTLLLIKQLDYFTKTPMGFNSTAVVNVPFRNDSANISKLNYLRNQLLQVKEVSQVSFNSAPPASIGNWWTGIRFNHAVKETDFSIISKWVDTDYLSIYQIQLLAGRNITTTDSIKEFLINETLVKKLGYHDPGEVLHKEIDLWDGFIKGTVVGVVKDFHSESLKEAIAPLFIASRKEVYNQAAIRISTAQLPAAIKNIEKLWAATFPNLIFEYQFTDDQIANFYQEENQLSQLYKTFSLIAIFLSCLGLYGLVSFMTTQRIKEVGIRKVLGASAGSIVYLFSKEFVILIIIAFFMAAPIAWYIMHQWLQHFVYHIDISWWIFVAGGAGSVIIALTTISFKALKAAFTNPVDSLRSE